One part of the Aurantibacillus circumpalustris genome encodes these proteins:
- the rlmB gene encoding 23S rRNA (guanosine(2251)-2'-O)-methyltransferase RlmB — translation MEEENLIFGTRAVIEAVEAGKDIEKIYIQKGLSNELYHQLRQALRGQAVPIQIVPAEKLKRITDKNHQGVVAYLTEITYYNAEELLAGVFEKGRIPLVLILDRVTDVRNFGAIARGAECAGVDFIIIPSRGAAQINGDAIKTSAGALHRLKVCREDNLKNTLEFLKEGGLQIVSCHEKTDNLIYDADFTKPTAIIMGSEENGISNEYLKRSDIQVKIPMTGKIASLNVSVASGIVLFEAVKQRL, via the coding sequence ATGGAAGAAGAAAACTTAATTTTTGGAACACGCGCTGTTATTGAAGCTGTTGAAGCAGGAAAAGACATAGAAAAAATTTACATTCAAAAAGGATTATCGAATGAATTGTATCATCAACTAAGACAAGCTTTACGTGGACAAGCTGTTCCCATTCAGATTGTGCCGGCAGAAAAACTCAAACGAATTACCGACAAAAACCATCAAGGCGTTGTTGCGTATTTAACTGAGATCACCTATTACAATGCCGAAGAATTGTTAGCTGGTGTTTTTGAAAAAGGAAGAATTCCATTAGTGCTTATTTTAGATCGCGTTACAGATGTGCGTAATTTTGGGGCCATTGCACGTGGAGCTGAATGTGCAGGTGTTGATTTTATTATCATTCCAAGTCGTGGTGCTGCTCAAATAAATGGAGACGCCATAAAAACAAGTGCAGGAGCTCTTCACCGCTTAAAAGTGTGTAGAGAAGATAACTTAAAAAACACGCTCGAATTTTTAAAAGAAGGTGGATTACAAATAGTTTCCTGTCACGAAAAAACCGATAATCTTATTTACGACGCCGATTTTACCAAGCCTACAGCAATTATTATGGGAAGCGAAGAAAACGGTATTAGTAACGAATATTTAAAACGGAGCGACATACAAGTTAAAATTCCTATGACAGGAAAAATAGCTTCACTCAATGTTTCTGTAGCTAGCGGTATTGTGCTGTTTGAAGCTGTAAAACAACGTTTGTAA
- a CDS encoding NifU family protein, whose product MDALYRKVEEALDTIRPYLEADGGNVEIVEITSDQTLHIELKGACKTCNMSHMTMKSGIEETIKRAVPEIKNIISVN is encoded by the coding sequence ATGGATGCGCTGTACCGTAAAGTTGAAGAAGCACTAGACACGATTCGCCCGTATTTAGAGGCAGATGGTGGAAATGTTGAAATAGTAGAGATTACTTCGGATCAAACACTTCATATCGAGTTAAAAGGGGCTTGCAAGACCTGTAATATGAGTCATATGACGATGAAGTCGGGCATTGAAGAGACCATTAAACGCGCCGTTCCAGAAATTAAAAATATTATTTCCGTTAATTAG
- the metF gene encoding methylenetetrahydrofolate reductase [NAD(P)H] codes for MKLTQKLSQSKKTLFSIEILPPLKGRSIQSIFDGIDPLMEFNPAFVDVTYHREEYIYKKREGGYLEKVSIRKRPGTVGICAAIMNKYNVEAVPHIICGGFTKEETENALIDLQFLGIDNVLALRGDSIKTEPAFVPEPGGHSYGLDLVKQISEMNQANYLDEEMKNAAPTNFCIGIAGYPEKHFEAPNMISDLKYLKAKVDAGAEYIVTQMFFDNTKYFDFVDLCRKNGITVPIIPGLKILGGKNQITTLPKVFHIDIPQPFYEELEKCKDDKQIKQVGIEWCIQQSKELVKANVPCLHFYTMGASEATKTVAKAVF; via the coding sequence ATGAAACTAACCCAGAAACTGAGTCAAAGCAAAAAAACTCTTTTTTCGATAGAAATATTGCCTCCTTTAAAAGGAAGAAGTATTCAAAGTATTTTTGATGGCATTGATCCATTAATGGAATTTAATCCTGCATTTGTAGATGTAACCTATCATCGCGAAGAATACATTTACAAAAAACGCGAAGGCGGGTATTTAGAAAAAGTAAGTATACGTAAACGTCCTGGTACGGTTGGTATCTGTGCTGCTATCATGAATAAGTACAATGTTGAAGCAGTGCCACATATTATTTGCGGCGGTTTTACGAAGGAAGAAACAGAAAATGCTTTAATTGATCTTCAGTTTTTAGGAATTGATAATGTACTTGCTCTGAGAGGAGATAGTATTAAGACTGAACCTGCTTTTGTCCCTGAACCGGGAGGACATTCTTATGGCCTTGATTTGGTTAAACAAATCTCGGAAATGAATCAGGCGAATTATTTGGATGAAGAAATGAAAAATGCGGCACCTACTAATTTTTGTATTGGTATTGCTGGGTATCCTGAAAAGCATTTTGAAGCACCAAACATGATTAGTGATTTGAAATACTTAAAAGCTAAAGTGGATGCTGGCGCCGAATACATTGTAACACAAATGTTTTTTGATAATACAAAGTATTTTGATTTTGTCGACCTGTGTCGTAAAAACGGAATTACGGTTCCAATAATTCCGGGACTTAAAATTCTTGGTGGAAAAAATCAGATCACCACGCTTCCAAAGGTTTTTCACATCGATATTCCACAACCATTTTATGAGGAATTAGAGAAATGTAAAGACGATAAACAAATAAAACAGGTTGGAATAGAGTGGTGCATTCAACAAAGCAAAGAGTTGGTAAAAGCCAATGTGCCTTGTTTACACTTTTACACGATGGGTGCCTCTGAAGCTACAAAGACTGTTGCTAAAGCAGTATTTTAA
- the truB gene encoding tRNA pseudouridine(55) synthase TruB, whose product MDYNFYTGEVLLIDKPYTWSSFQAVNKLKHAIKHHPSFLVDGVKIKPKIGHAGTLDPLATGLLIVCTGKKTKTINELMGLEKEYTGTFLLGATTPCYDLEKPVDHSYPTDHISSEDILNTAKKFIGVQQQVPPLFSAVMVDGKRAYELARAGVETELKSREIEIKEFEITAIRFPEIDFRIVCSKGTYIRSIARDFGLALNSGAHLTKLCRTRIGDFKLCDAATPQQFSDNLILLK is encoded by the coding sequence ATGGACTATAATTTTTACACAGGCGAAGTTCTTCTTATTGACAAACCATATACCTGGAGCAGCTTTCAGGCTGTGAATAAACTCAAACATGCAATAAAACATCACCCTTCATTTCTTGTGGACGGAGTAAAAATAAAACCGAAAATTGGGCACGCAGGTACTTTAGATCCATTAGCTACCGGCTTACTTATTGTTTGTACTGGAAAAAAAACCAAAACTATTAATGAGTTGATGGGTTTGGAGAAGGAGTACACTGGAACATTTTTATTGGGCGCAACAACTCCATGCTACGATCTTGAAAAACCGGTTGATCATAGCTATCCAACGGATCATATTTCTTCAGAAGATATTTTAAATACCGCAAAAAAATTTATTGGAGTTCAGCAACAAGTGCCTCCCCTTTTCAGCGCGGTGATGGTTGATGGTAAACGCGCTTACGAATTGGCAAGAGCTGGAGTAGAAACTGAATTAAAATCGCGCGAAATAGAAATAAAAGAATTTGAAATTACGGCAATACGTTTTCCTGAAATAGATTTTAGAATTGTATGCAGTAAGGGTACATATATCAGAAGTATTGCCCGTGATTTTGGACTTGCCTTAAATAGTGGCGCACATCTCACAAAACTTTGCCGCACACGTATTGGTGATTTTAAACTGTGTGATGCCGCAACACCACAACAGTTTTCTGATAATCTTATCTTATTAAAGTAA
- a CDS encoding DUF7948 domain-containing protein — MKRSLCVLSLMLSSFFLCAGTPEKTTQTSLFPSPSQNFDVPASFKTTFSEKTEGRFGFEKNKGQWPEQVEYKADLGSGRRIFFEKNKFTYVVYNPDDLYRAHENEHDKRGSKNELINIHAFEMVFVNANTFDIVQGSGMTNFYYNYFLGNDPSKWASEVPVFRNLSYSNLYDGIDLVAYQKDNDFKYDYIVKPGADVKHIQLKFNGANKLEIKNNNLHIVTSVGDVVESIPTAYQIIDGKEVKINCEYKLANDGETVSFYFPEGYDSNYELIIDPIVVASTYSGSTATTYGHCATYDGLGNIYSGGRCFAIGYPVSTGAAQVTFGGQQDIAISKLNPTGSALIYATYLGGSAEDNPHSMFVNSSNELYVYGSTGSANFPTTTGAYDVTHNGLSDMVVCKLNPTGTTLLGSTYIGGSANDGFNNGLTYNYADAYRGEIVLNSNSEVFIVGTSESTNFPATTGAYDVTHNGTQDAVVLKLNASLTTLQWATYIGGAGQETGCSIRLNASGDVYVVGLTAGNGFPATTGAYMTTFQGGSYDGFVARLNSTGSTLLSSTYVGTGGKDIVYLIDIDINNDIYIYGISDGTFPIVGSVYFNANSINILAKLNPALSTVLFFSNLGNNTKNPFSPTALLVDLCGNIYMSGWGTVASYPTTTNAAQSTTLASGFHIMVLSQNASSLLYGSYYGGGGEHVDGGTSRFDPNGFVYQAVCACGTFPTLPTAFSQTKQVSGCDIAVFKIDFEVNCNPLITNTTVCMGRTATISITNVNGLVNPTFSLQPGGVVSSTPFFTVAPLVTTVYTLFITGTNGFSTVVTNTGISTVSIAPVPQISPSLTQAACSSTFNAFDIGLTFLPAGPTPTYAVFWTPIPAGITTPTQTGATGGIAPGAYFVKVFAANGCTNSATFTMNPIPTSVAFNLTGPLIIDCNNPTITVNASPTTYSYTWFGLTATYTGSSASFIQGQSGTWTVNAVDLTSGCGGTHTLAIGQNITVSTSSINPPFQNITCSVTSVITVTAAGNPSVNTSHYWISPTGGTLTMNNNPAYFLPGTPGTYTHVLVNDANGCSVSKTFTVASNSGFPTFSVSSPQNFTLGCSSKSTAIINIVNAQTTPVPGGPVSYTILGPPTNTIYVPGTSSTYTVSTPGTWTIITKDNTNLCESKVQVSVLQNVFSPAVSAIIPVTRLTCYTPSMVIVGTSTTQNTSFIWNFPGVPNSLLGSSLTVFGNTLQTTNTLVANYTLTVTDDNNTCKSSTIIPIEQNFFPPKVLISGGEYISCNTLSVTLTNQSSTTIPPVFGIPNLPVIGYVWTGPSPQEEKQLVSTYVGFVTGTYTMVAKDLNNGCLSVGTKSIDDFRDYPEITRTAIPDTIDCGSKGKTISPDIIGSNKDLVYNWIAVPGATISSPGSKNLIVTSSGQYNIIITNTVNGCITSGLLEVVDGTLQAGLSADKVSGYAPLEVNFTNTSNSSDFLTGKNNIASYWNFGNGTSQSGITQMTMAPVRYTQAGSYIVTLFANKGDCRDSASIRITVDIPSELVIPNIFTPNGDGNNDLFFIKASNLNKIDMLIVDRWGTVVYELSSETGNIEWDGKNQQGKESAEGVYLYTLKANGKDGQSFNKNGSITLIR, encoded by the coding sequence ATGAAAAGATCTCTCTGCGTTTTATCGTTGATGTTAAGTTCCTTTTTTCTATGTGCTGGAACACCTGAAAAAACTACTCAAACTTCTTTGTTTCCTTCACCTTCTCAAAACTTCGATGTTCCGGCATCTTTCAAAACAACTTTTAGTGAAAAAACTGAAGGCAGGTTTGGATTCGAAAAGAATAAAGGACAATGGCCTGAACAGGTGGAATATAAAGCTGACTTAGGATCAGGCAGACGTATTTTCTTTGAGAAAAATAAATTTACTTATGTGGTGTACAATCCAGATGATTTGTACCGTGCTCATGAGAATGAACATGATAAACGTGGAAGTAAGAATGAATTGATAAACATTCATGCCTTTGAAATGGTTTTTGTTAACGCAAATACTTTTGACATTGTTCAAGGCTCGGGGATGACTAATTTTTATTACAATTATTTTTTAGGGAACGACCCTTCAAAATGGGCGAGCGAAGTGCCCGTATTCAGAAATCTCTCTTATTCAAATTTGTATGATGGCATTGATTTAGTTGCTTACCAAAAAGACAATGATTTTAAATACGATTATATTGTTAAACCAGGTGCAGATGTAAAGCATATTCAATTAAAATTTAACGGCGCTAATAAGCTCGAAATAAAAAATAACAACCTTCACATTGTAACATCTGTGGGTGACGTGGTAGAAAGTATTCCGACTGCTTATCAAATTATTGATGGTAAAGAGGTGAAAATTAACTGTGAATATAAATTGGCAAACGATGGAGAAACGGTTTCTTTTTATTTTCCAGAAGGTTACGATTCAAATTATGAACTTATTATTGACCCAATCGTTGTAGCCTCTACTTATTCGGGATCAACGGCAACCACTTACGGTCACTGTGCTACTTATGATGGTTTGGGAAATATTTATTCTGGCGGACGTTGTTTTGCTATTGGTTACCCTGTATCCACAGGTGCTGCACAAGTAACTTTTGGGGGTCAACAAGATATTGCAATAAGCAAACTCAACCCAACAGGAAGTGCACTTATTTATGCAACCTATCTTGGAGGTAGTGCTGAAGATAATCCACATAGCATGTTTGTAAATTCGTCGAATGAATTATACGTTTATGGATCAACCGGCAGTGCCAACTTCCCAACAACAACAGGCGCATACGATGTTACTCACAACGGTTTAAGCGACATGGTTGTGTGTAAGTTAAACCCTACCGGAACAACTCTGTTAGGCTCCACATATATAGGCGGTAGCGCCAATGATGGATTCAATAATGGACTTACTTATAATTATGCCGATGCCTATAGAGGAGAAATTGTACTAAATTCAAATAGCGAAGTATTTATTGTTGGAACAAGTGAGTCGACAAACTTCCCAGCAACAACAGGAGCTTATGACGTTACTCACAATGGAACACAAGATGCTGTGGTATTGAAATTAAACGCCTCCCTCACAACATTGCAGTGGGCCACTTATATAGGCGGGGCTGGGCAGGAAACCGGTTGCAGTATTCGTTTAAATGCCAGTGGCGACGTGTATGTGGTTGGTTTAACGGCGGGGAATGGATTTCCTGCAACTACAGGGGCATACATGACAACCTTTCAAGGAGGGTCGTATGACGGTTTTGTTGCTCGTTTAAACTCTACAGGGAGCACTCTTCTTAGCTCAACCTATGTTGGTACTGGAGGAAAAGATATTGTTTACCTAATCGATATTGATATAAACAATGATATTTATATCTATGGCATTTCTGATGGTACATTTCCTATTGTTGGCTCGGTGTATTTTAATGCGAACAGTATAAATATTCTTGCAAAATTAAATCCTGCACTTAGCACGGTATTGTTTTTTAGTAACCTTGGTAACAACACAAAAAATCCATTTTCTCCAACTGCATTATTGGTAGATCTTTGCGGTAATATTTATATGTCTGGTTGGGGTACAGTTGCTAGTTATCCTACAACAACAAACGCAGCGCAATCTACAACTCTGGCAAGCGGATTCCATATTATGGTTCTTAGTCAGAATGCTAGTTCGTTATTATATGGGTCCTATTATGGCGGTGGTGGAGAACATGTGGATGGCGGAACCAGTCGTTTTGACCCTAATGGATTTGTATATCAAGCTGTTTGTGCATGCGGAACTTTCCCAACTTTGCCAACCGCATTTTCTCAAACAAAACAAGTTTCAGGTTGCGATATCGCTGTGTTTAAAATAGATTTTGAAGTTAATTGTAATCCGTTAATCACGAATACAACCGTTTGCATGGGCAGAACTGCCACCATAAGTATTACCAATGTAAATGGTTTAGTCAATCCAACATTTTCTTTACAGCCGGGAGGCGTTGTTTCCAGTACTCCCTTCTTTACAGTGGCACCATTGGTTACAACAGTTTATACACTATTTATCACTGGAACAAACGGCTTTAGTACAGTGGTAACAAACACGGGTATATCAACCGTGAGTATTGCTCCTGTGCCTCAAATTTCGCCTTCTTTAACGCAAGCGGCTTGTTCAAGTACGTTCAATGCGTTTGATATCGGCCTTACTTTTCTTCCGGCAGGGCCAACACCAACGTATGCTGTGTTTTGGACGCCCATACCGGCAGGAATTACAACGCCAACGCAAACTGGCGCCACCGGTGGAATTGCTCCAGGCGCCTATTTTGTTAAAGTTTTTGCAGCTAACGGCTGTACAAATTCAGCTACGTTTACCATGAATCCTATACCCACCTCGGTAGCGTTTAATCTTACAGGTCCTTTAATTATTGATTGTAATAACCCAACCATAACCGTTAACGCCTCACCTACCACATACTCCTATACCTGGTTTGGTTTAACGGCAACTTACACTGGAAGCTCAGCCTCCTTTATTCAAGGGCAGTCTGGAACATGGACGGTAAATGCAGTTGATTTAACTTCTGGTTGTGGTGGCACTCATACCCTAGCTATTGGTCAAAATATAACCGTATCTACATCAAGCATTAACCCTCCATTTCAAAATATCACCTGTTCAGTTACGTCAGTTATAACCGTAACGGCTGCGGGTAACCCTTCTGTAAATACTTCACATTATTGGATTTCGCCCACAGGTGGAACGCTCACAATGAATAATAACCCGGCTTATTTTCTGCCCGGTACACCTGGCACATATACCCATGTTCTTGTAAATGATGCCAATGGTTGTTCTGTTTCTAAAACATTTACTGTTGCATCCAATTCAGGGTTCCCGACGTTCAGTGTCTCGAGTCCTCAAAATTTTACACTTGGCTGTAGCTCTAAAAGTACAGCAATTATTAATATCGTTAACGCACAAACTACCCCAGTGCCTGGTGGCCCTGTATCCTACACCATATTAGGCCCGCCAACTAATACTATTTATGTTCCTGGGACTTCGTCTACATACACGGTGTCTACGCCAGGCACGTGGACAATAATTACAAAAGACAACACCAATCTATGTGAAAGTAAAGTACAAGTATCCGTTTTACAAAATGTCTTTTCGCCAGCCGTAAGCGCAATCATTCCAGTAACAAGATTAACCTGTTACACACCTAGTATGGTGATTGTAGGTACAAGTACTACTCAAAACACTTCATTCATTTGGAACTTTCCAGGCGTGCCAAATTCTCTTCTGGGAAGCTCACTAACGGTTTTCGGCAACACGCTTCAAACAACAAATACTCTTGTTGCCAATTATACTTTGACTGTAACAGATGATAATAACACTTGCAAAAGCTCTACTATAATTCCGATAGAGCAAAACTTTTTTCCGCCAAAAGTTTTAATAAGTGGTGGAGAGTATATTAGTTGTAATACCTTAAGCGTTACACTTACAAATCAAAGTAGTACTACAATACCACCAGTTTTTGGTATTCCTAATCTTCCTGTTATTGGTTATGTTTGGACAGGGCCTAGCCCACAGGAAGAAAAACAACTTGTTTCAACCTATGTTGGATTTGTGACTGGAACTTACACCATGGTTGCAAAAGATTTGAACAACGGGTGTTTATCTGTGGGGACAAAATCAATTGACGACTTCCGTGATTATCCAGAAATTACCAGAACCGCGATTCCAGACACAATTGATTGTGGTTCAAAAGGTAAAACTATTTCTCCTGATATTATTGGTTCAAATAAAGACCTGGTTTATAATTGGATCGCCGTTCCAGGAGCAACAATAAGTAGTCCGGGCTCAAAAAACTTGATTGTAACTAGTTCAGGACAATACAATATTATAATTACAAACACTGTGAATGGCTGTATAACATCAGGACTTTTAGAAGTTGTTGATGGAACTTTGCAAGCGGGTCTTTCGGCGGACAAAGTTTCAGGATACGCTCCACTAGAGGTGAATTTTACAAACACATCTAACTCGTCAGATTTCTTAACTGGAAAAAATAACATTGCGTCGTATTGGAACTTCGGAAACGGCACCTCGCAATCAGGAATTACACAAATGACTATGGCTCCGGTTCGATATACCCAAGCTGGAAGCTATATAGTAACTTTGTTCGCAAACAAAGGAGATTGCAGAGATTCGGCATCCATAAGGATAACCGTTGATATTCCTTCAGAACTTGTTATACCAAATATTTTCACCCCTAACGGCGATGGTAATAACGACTTGTTTTTCATAAAGGCCAGCAATCTTAATAAAATAGATATGTTGATTGTTGACCGCTGGGGTACTGTTGTTTATGAACTTTCGAGTGAGACTGGTAATATTGAGTGGGATGGGAAAAACCAACAAGGTAAAGAATCTGCTGAAGGTGTTTATTTATACACACTTAAAGCAAACGGCAAAGACGGGCAATCATTTAATAAAAACGGAAGTATTACTTTAATAAGATAA
- a CDS encoding CBS domain-containing protein: MLAGDLITDEIPPLKVTDTVEIALDWMEQFKVSHLAVVKNRELIGVVAETDLLDYERPDEQINVSKLLLSRPAIHYYQHAYDVVRLMSSLNLTLIPVIDEKELYQGCITLKGMVQNLSTMMAVQDPGGLIVLEVNQNDYSVTQIGNIIESNDTKILSLHVSSAPDSTKMEVTIKVNREDLSGILQTFNRYNYEVKASFQNRDFNTGLDDRLNEFLHFLNI, from the coding sequence ATGTTAGCAGGCGATTTAATAACAGACGAAATTCCACCGTTAAAGGTAACAGATACTGTTGAGATAGCGTTGGATTGGATGGAACAATTTAAAGTTTCTCATCTTGCTGTTGTAAAAAACAGAGAATTAATTGGTGTTGTTGCAGAAACGGATCTCTTGGATTATGAACGTCCTGATGAGCAAATTAATGTAAGTAAATTACTCTTGTCTCGCCCGGCAATTCACTATTATCAGCATGCTTACGATGTGGTGCGTTTAATGAGTAGTCTTAATCTCACACTTATTCCGGTAATTGATGAAAAAGAATTGTACCAAGGCTGCATCACTTTAAAAGGAATGGTTCAAAATTTAAGCACCATGATGGCTGTTCAGGATCCAGGCGGCCTCATCGTTCTCGAAGTAAATCAAAACGATTATTCGGTTACGCAAATTGGTAACATTATTGAAAGCAACGATACAAAAATTTTAAGTCTTCACGTTTCTTCAGCACCTGATAGTACTAAGATGGAAGTAACCATTAAGGTAAATCGCGAAGATCTTTCAGGAATTCTCCAAACCTTTAACCGCTATAATTATGAGGTAAAGGCAAGTTTTCAAAACCGTGATTTCAATACAGGTTTAGACGACCGTTTAAATGAATTTCTTCATTTTTTAAATATTTAG
- a CDS encoding pyridoxine 5'-phosphate synthase, giving the protein MTKLSVNINKIATLRNARGGNIPNLVKAALDLERFGAQGITVHPRPDERHITYKDVYDLKPVLKTEFNIEGNPKEKKFVDLVLEIKPAQVTLVPDTQGQITSDHGWDTLLHANYLKDTIALFKSHGIRTSIFVDANLEMVEGAKETGTDRIELYTEEYARLYHSEKDIVIGLFHNAAQRALELSLGVNAGHDLSLENLKYFKENVPGLLEVSIGHALISDALYFGLENTVQLYLRQLK; this is encoded by the coding sequence ATGACTAAATTAAGTGTAAACATTAATAAAATTGCGACGCTGCGTAATGCTCGTGGAGGAAATATTCCTAATCTGGTAAAAGCCGCGCTTGACCTCGAGCGCTTTGGAGCTCAAGGTATTACAGTGCATCCACGTCCTGATGAACGTCATATTACTTATAAGGATGTTTATGATCTTAAACCGGTATTAAAAACAGAATTTAATATCGAAGGGAATCCGAAGGAAAAAAAATTTGTGGATCTTGTTTTAGAAATTAAACCCGCACAAGTAACCCTTGTGCCTGATACGCAAGGACAAATAACGAGCGATCACGGTTGGGATACTCTTTTACACGCAAATTATTTAAAAGATACTATTGCATTATTTAAATCGCACGGAATTCGCACCTCTATTTTTGTAGATGCCAATTTAGAAATGGTAGAGGGTGCTAAAGAAACCGGAACTGATCGCATTGAATTGTATACCGAAGAATACGCACGTTTATATCATTCTGAAAAAGATATTGTTATCGGATTATTTCACAATGCCGCTCAAAGGGCTCTGGAATTAAGTCTTGGTGTGAATGCCGGACACGATCTTAGTCTAGAAAATTTAAAATATTTTAAAGAAAATGTTCCAGGCTTATTAGAAGTTTCAATTGGTCACGCATTAATTAGTGATGCGCTTTATTTCGGTTTAGAAAACACTGTTCAGTTGTACTTAAGGCAACTCAAATAA
- a CDS encoding alpha/beta fold hydrolase: MKLAFREFGNGQPLIILHGLFGQSDNWNTHAKSFSEKGFHVFAIDQRNHGLSPHSDVWNYEAMADDLKEFIDEHQLKNPILLGHSMGGKTVMYFERKYKGIASKIIIADISARAYPPHHQEVLAALKAVDFTKISTRKEAEELMNKYIKDFGTKQFLLKNIYWKDNSNNVMDWRFNLKVIDANYENVCMGVPEFSSEVKTLIIKGEKSHYISDSDKEDLKKRFPNSTFVVLNGAGHWVHAEKPKEFFETTLWFITN, translated from the coding sequence ATGAAATTAGCCTTCCGCGAATTTGGTAATGGTCAACCTCTAATCATCTTGCACGGTTTATTCGGACAAAGCGATAACTGGAACACACACGCTAAAAGTTTTTCAGAAAAAGGATTTCATGTTTTTGCAATCGATCAACGTAACCATGGCTTATCGCCGCACAGCGATGTGTGGAATTACGAGGCAATGGCAGATGATTTGAAAGAGTTTATTGATGAGCACCAATTAAAAAACCCGATTCTTCTTGGTCATAGTATGGGTGGTAAAACGGTGATGTACTTTGAACGAAAATATAAAGGCATTGCATCAAAAATAATTATCGCAGATATTTCTGCAAGAGCTTACCCGCCTCACCATCAGGAAGTTTTAGCAGCTTTAAAAGCTGTAGACTTCACTAAAATATCAACGCGTAAGGAAGCCGAAGAGCTTATGAATAAATACATAAAGGATTTTGGCACAAAACAATTTCTTTTAAAAAATATTTATTGGAAGGATAATTCAAATAACGTAATGGACTGGCGATTCAATTTAAAAGTGATTGATGCCAATTATGAGAACGTATGTATGGGTGTTCCTGAATTTTCGAGCGAAGTAAAAACGCTCATTATAAAAGGCGAAAAGTCACATTATATAAGCGATTCAGATAAGGAAGATTTGAAAAAACGTTTTCCGAACTCCACATTTGTTGTTTTAAATGGTGCAGGTCATTGGGTGCACGCAGAAAAACCGAAAGAGTTTTTTGAGACGACTTTGTGGTTTATAACAAATTAA
- a CDS encoding HAD family hydrolase: MSEIKNIIFDLGGVIINLDQSLTIHEFNKISAIPFEEVYTQTAQTELFNDFDKGKISDFEFFSELRKQIRYEGPEVDLLYAWNAMLLDVPEKRLDLLVNMKQNYNTFLLSNTCEPHIACFEKELYIHHGVKNFNDYFDRVYYSCRMGMRKPHREIFELVLKENELVPEETVFIDDSIQHVKGAGECGIKAYLLPKDMEVGDLLKELNLL; this comes from the coding sequence ATGAGTGAAATAAAAAATATCATTTTTGATTTGGGTGGCGTGATCATCAACCTCGACCAAAGCCTTACTATTCATGAGTTTAACAAGATCAGTGCCATTCCTTTTGAAGAAGTTTACACACAAACTGCGCAAACGGAATTATTTAATGACTTCGATAAAGGAAAAATCAGCGATTTTGAATTCTTTTCTGAACTAAGAAAACAGATTCGTTACGAAGGTCCTGAAGTTGATTTGCTCTATGCTTGGAATGCGATGTTATTGGATGTTCCCGAAAAGAGGTTAGATCTTCTTGTAAACATGAAACAGAATTACAACACCTTTTTACTAAGCAACACCTGCGAACCACATATAGCTTGTTTTGAGAAAGAACTTTACATTCACCACGGTGTAAAAAACTTTAATGATTATTTTGATAGGGTTTACTATTCATGCAGAATGGGAATGCGCAAACCTCATCGCGAAATTTTTGAATTAGTTTTAAAAGAAAATGAATTAGTTCCGGAGGAAACGGTGTTTATTGACGATTCCATTCAGCATGTGAAAGGTGCTGGTGAATGCGGCATCAAAGCCTATTTACTTCCAAAAGACATGGAGGTTGGAGATTTACTCAAAGAGCTTAATTTGTTATAA